A single genomic interval of Pseudorca crassidens isolate mPseCra1 chromosome 19, mPseCra1.hap1, whole genome shotgun sequence harbors:
- the MAPK7 gene encoding mitogen-activated protein kinase 7 isoform X1 — translation MAEPLKEDDGEDGSGEPPGPGKAEPTGSAASVAAKNLALLKARSFDVTFDVGDEYEIIETIGNGAYGVVSSARRRLTGQQVAIKKIPNAFDVVTNAKRTLRELKILKHFKHDNIIAIKDILRPTVPYGEFKSVYVVLDLMESDLHQIIHSSQPLTLEHVRYFLYQLLRGLKYMHSAQVIHRDLKPSNLLVNENCELKIGDFGMARGLCTSPAEHQYFMTEYVATRWYRAPELMLSLHEYTQAIDLWSVGCIFGEMLARRQLFPGKNYVHQLQLIMMVLGTPSPAVIQAVGAERVRAYIQSLPPRQPVPWETVYPGADRQALSLLGRMLRFEPSARISAAAALRHPFLAKYHDPDDEPDCAPPFDFAFDREALTRERIKEAIVAEIEDFHARREGIRQQIRFQPSLQPVASEPGCPDVEMPSPWAPSGDCAMESPPPAPLPCPGPAPDTIDLTLQPPPPASEPAPPKREGAISDNTKAALKAALLKSLRSRLRDGPSAPLEAPEPRKPVTAQERQREREEKRRRRQERAKEREKRRQERERKERGAGASGGPSADPLAGLVLSDNDRSLLERWTRMARPPAPAPTPPPARPRSPPAAPPPQPACPPAGPAAAPPQTTASSGLLAPRPLGAPPGLPGASAQSVLPYFPSGPPPPDPGGAPQPSTSESPDVTLVTQQLSKSQVEDPLPPVFSGTPKGSGAGYGVGFDLEEFLNQSFDMGVADGPQDGQADSASLSASLLADWLEGHGINPADIESLQREIQMDSPMLLADLPDLQEP, via the exons ATGGCTGAGCCCCTGAAGGAGGACGACGGCGAGGATGGCTCCGGAGAGCCCCCCGGGCCGGGGAAGGCGGAACCCACCGGCTCCGCCGCCTCCGTGGCGGCCAAGAACCTGGCCCTGCTGAAGGCGCGCTCCTTCGACGTGACCTTCGACGTGGGGGACGAGTACGAGATCATCGAGACCATCGGCAACGGGGCCTATGGGGTGGTGTCCTCCGCGCGCCGCCGCCTCACCG GTCAGCAGGTGGCCATTAAGAAGATCCCTAACGCTTTTGACGTGGTGACCAATGCCAAGCGGACCCTCAGGGAGCTGAAGATCCTCAAACACTTCAAGCACGACAACATCATTGCCATCAAGGACATCCTGAGGCCCACTGTGCCCTATGGCGAGTTCAAATCTGT CTATGTGGTTCTGGACCTGATGGAGAGTGACCTGCACCAGATCATCCACTCCTCGCAGCCATTGACGCTGGAGCATGTGCGCTACTTCCTGTACCAGCTGCTGCGGGGCCTCAAGTACATGCACTCGGCTCAGGTCATCCATCGCGACCTCAAGCCCTCCAACCTGCTGGTGAACGAGAACTGCGAGCTCAAGATCGGGGACTTTGGCATGGCCCGAGGCTTGTGCACCTCGCCCGCCGAGCACCAGTACTTCATGACTGAGTATGTGGCCACGCGCTGGTACCGTGCCCCCGAACTCATGCTCTCGCTGCACGAGTACACGCAGGCTATCGACCTGTGGTCCGTGGGCTGCATCTTTGGGGAGATGCTGGCCCGCCGCCAGCTCTTCCCAGGCAAAAACTATGTGCACCAGCTGCAGCTGATCATGATGGTGCTGGGTACCCCGTCGCCGGCCGTGATTCAGGCCGTTGGGGCTGAGAGGGTGCGGGCCTACATCCAGAGCCTGCCGCCACGCCAGCCTGTGCCCTGGGAGACGGTGTACCCGGGTGCCGACCGCCAGGCCCTCTCCCTGCTGGGGCGCATGCTGCGTTTTGAGCCCAGTGCCCGCATCTCAGCAGCTGCCGCCCTTCGCCACCCCTTCCTGGCCAAGTACCACGACCCCGATGACGAGCCTGACTGCGCCCCGCCCTTTGACTTTGCCTTTGACCGCGAAGCCCTCACACGGGAACGCATTAAGGAGGCTATCGTGGCCGAGATCGAAGACTTCCACGCACGGCGCGAGGGCATCCGCCAGCAGATCCGCTTCCAGCCTTCCCTACAGCCTGTGGCCAGTGAGCCCGGCTGCCCCGATGTTGAGATGCCCAGTCCCTGGGCTCCCAGTGGGGACTGTGCCATGGAGTCCCCTCCGCCGGCCCCACTGCCATGCCCTGGCCCTGCGCCCGACACCATCGATCTGACcctgcagccgccgccgccggccaGTGAACCAGCCCCTCCAAAGAGGGAGGGAGCCATCTCAGACAACACCAAGGCTGCCCTCAAGGCCGCCCTGCTCAAGTCCTTGCGGAGCCGGCTCCGAG ATGGCCCCAGCGCCCCCCTGGAAGCTCCCGAGCCTCGGAAGCCGGTGACAGCCCAGGAGCGCCAGCGGGAGCGGGAGGAGAAGCGGCGGCGACGGCAGGAGCGGGCCAAGGAGCGGGAGAAGCGGCGGCAGGAGCGGGAGCGCAAGGAGCGGGGCGCTGGGGCCTCCGGGGGCCCCTCCGCCGACCCCCTGGCCGGCCTGGTGCTCAGCGACAACGACCGCAGCCTGCTGGAGCGCTGGACTCGCAtggcccggcccccggcccccgctcCCACGCCGCCCCCCGCCCGGCCCCGCAGCCCGCCTGCGGCCCCCCCGCCACAGCCTGCCTGCCCGCCCGCTGGGCCTGCGGCCGCTCCACCCCAAACCACCGCCTCCTCCGGCCTCCTGGCCCCCCGGCCGCTGGGGGCCCCCCCTGGGCTGCCTGGCGCCAGCGCCCAGAGCGTTCTGCCTTACTTCCCCTCTGGCCCACCCCCTCCAGACCCCGGGGGGGCCCCTCAGCCCTCCACCTCCGAATCACCCGACGTCACCCTGGTGACCCAGCAGCTGTCCAAGTCGCAG GTGGAGGACCCCTTGCCCCCCGTGTTCTCCGGCACCCCAAAGGGCAGTGGAGCGGGCTATGGCGTTGGCTTTGACCTGGAGGAATTCCTAAACCAGTCTTTCGACATGGGCGTGGCTGACGGGCCACAGGACGG CCAGGCCGACTCAGCCTCGCTCTCAGCCTCCCTGCTCGCCGACTGGCTCGAGGGCCACGGCATAAACCCTGCTGACATCGAGTCCCTGCAGCGTGAGATCCAGATGGACTCCCCCATGCTGCTGGCTGACCTGCCTGACCTCCAGGAGCCCTGA
- the MAPK7 gene encoding mitogen-activated protein kinase 7 isoform X2 gives MGWCPPRAAASPQVAIKKIPNAFDVVTNAKRTLRELKILKHFKHDNIIAIKDILRPTVPYGEFKSVYVVLDLMESDLHQIIHSSQPLTLEHVRYFLYQLLRGLKYMHSAQVIHRDLKPSNLLVNENCELKIGDFGMARGLCTSPAEHQYFMTEYVATRWYRAPELMLSLHEYTQAIDLWSVGCIFGEMLARRQLFPGKNYVHQLQLIMMVLGTPSPAVIQAVGAERVRAYIQSLPPRQPVPWETVYPGADRQALSLLGRMLRFEPSARISAAAALRHPFLAKYHDPDDEPDCAPPFDFAFDREALTRERIKEAIVAEIEDFHARREGIRQQIRFQPSLQPVASEPGCPDVEMPSPWAPSGDCAMESPPPAPLPCPGPAPDTIDLTLQPPPPASEPAPPKREGAISDNTKAALKAALLKSLRSRLRDGPSAPLEAPEPRKPVTAQERQREREEKRRRRQERAKEREKRRQERERKERGAGASGGPSADPLAGLVLSDNDRSLLERWTRMARPPAPAPTPPPARPRSPPAAPPPQPACPPAGPAAAPPQTTASSGLLAPRPLGAPPGLPGASAQSVLPYFPSGPPPPDPGGAPQPSTSESPDVTLVTQQLSKSQVEDPLPPVFSGTPKGSGAGYGVGFDLEEFLNQSFDMGVADGPQDGQADSASLSASLLADWLEGHGINPADIESLQREIQMDSPMLLADLPDLQEP, from the exons ATGGGGTGGTGTCCTCCGCGCGCCGCCGCCTCACCG CAGGTGGCCATTAAGAAGATCCCTAACGCTTTTGACGTGGTGACCAATGCCAAGCGGACCCTCAGGGAGCTGAAGATCCTCAAACACTTCAAGCACGACAACATCATTGCCATCAAGGACATCCTGAGGCCCACTGTGCCCTATGGCGAGTTCAAATCTGT CTATGTGGTTCTGGACCTGATGGAGAGTGACCTGCACCAGATCATCCACTCCTCGCAGCCATTGACGCTGGAGCATGTGCGCTACTTCCTGTACCAGCTGCTGCGGGGCCTCAAGTACATGCACTCGGCTCAGGTCATCCATCGCGACCTCAAGCCCTCCAACCTGCTGGTGAACGAGAACTGCGAGCTCAAGATCGGGGACTTTGGCATGGCCCGAGGCTTGTGCACCTCGCCCGCCGAGCACCAGTACTTCATGACTGAGTATGTGGCCACGCGCTGGTACCGTGCCCCCGAACTCATGCTCTCGCTGCACGAGTACACGCAGGCTATCGACCTGTGGTCCGTGGGCTGCATCTTTGGGGAGATGCTGGCCCGCCGCCAGCTCTTCCCAGGCAAAAACTATGTGCACCAGCTGCAGCTGATCATGATGGTGCTGGGTACCCCGTCGCCGGCCGTGATTCAGGCCGTTGGGGCTGAGAGGGTGCGGGCCTACATCCAGAGCCTGCCGCCACGCCAGCCTGTGCCCTGGGAGACGGTGTACCCGGGTGCCGACCGCCAGGCCCTCTCCCTGCTGGGGCGCATGCTGCGTTTTGAGCCCAGTGCCCGCATCTCAGCAGCTGCCGCCCTTCGCCACCCCTTCCTGGCCAAGTACCACGACCCCGATGACGAGCCTGACTGCGCCCCGCCCTTTGACTTTGCCTTTGACCGCGAAGCCCTCACACGGGAACGCATTAAGGAGGCTATCGTGGCCGAGATCGAAGACTTCCACGCACGGCGCGAGGGCATCCGCCAGCAGATCCGCTTCCAGCCTTCCCTACAGCCTGTGGCCAGTGAGCCCGGCTGCCCCGATGTTGAGATGCCCAGTCCCTGGGCTCCCAGTGGGGACTGTGCCATGGAGTCCCCTCCGCCGGCCCCACTGCCATGCCCTGGCCCTGCGCCCGACACCATCGATCTGACcctgcagccgccgccgccggccaGTGAACCAGCCCCTCCAAAGAGGGAGGGAGCCATCTCAGACAACACCAAGGCTGCCCTCAAGGCCGCCCTGCTCAAGTCCTTGCGGAGCCGGCTCCGAG ATGGCCCCAGCGCCCCCCTGGAAGCTCCCGAGCCTCGGAAGCCGGTGACAGCCCAGGAGCGCCAGCGGGAGCGGGAGGAGAAGCGGCGGCGACGGCAGGAGCGGGCCAAGGAGCGGGAGAAGCGGCGGCAGGAGCGGGAGCGCAAGGAGCGGGGCGCTGGGGCCTCCGGGGGCCCCTCCGCCGACCCCCTGGCCGGCCTGGTGCTCAGCGACAACGACCGCAGCCTGCTGGAGCGCTGGACTCGCAtggcccggcccccggcccccgctcCCACGCCGCCCCCCGCCCGGCCCCGCAGCCCGCCTGCGGCCCCCCCGCCACAGCCTGCCTGCCCGCCCGCTGGGCCTGCGGCCGCTCCACCCCAAACCACCGCCTCCTCCGGCCTCCTGGCCCCCCGGCCGCTGGGGGCCCCCCCTGGGCTGCCTGGCGCCAGCGCCCAGAGCGTTCTGCCTTACTTCCCCTCTGGCCCACCCCCTCCAGACCCCGGGGGGGCCCCTCAGCCCTCCACCTCCGAATCACCCGACGTCACCCTGGTGACCCAGCAGCTGTCCAAGTCGCAG GTGGAGGACCCCTTGCCCCCCGTGTTCTCCGGCACCCCAAAGGGCAGTGGAGCGGGCTATGGCGTTGGCTTTGACCTGGAGGAATTCCTAAACCAGTCTTTCGACATGGGCGTGGCTGACGGGCCACAGGACGG CCAGGCCGACTCAGCCTCGCTCTCAGCCTCCCTGCTCGCCGACTGGCTCGAGGGCCACGGCATAAACCCTGCTGACATCGAGTCCCTGCAGCGTGAGATCCAGATGGACTCCCCCATGCTGCTGGCTGACCTGCCTGACCTCCAGGAGCCCTGA
- the MFAP4 gene encoding microfibril-associated glycoprotein 4 isoform X1, with the protein MKALLALPLLLLLCTGPCVPQLLGIRGDGKLPHSHSPQAGRGGCPEHRSWESGPRAEPVRGSKPLLLTPPPALERSCLQQPLDCDDIYAQGYQADGVYLIYPSGPSVPVPVFCDMTTEGGKWTVFQKRFNGSVSFFRGWNDYKLGFGRADGEYWLGLQNLHLLTLKQKYELRVDLEDFENNTAFAKYGEFSISPNAVSAEEDGYSLHVAGFEDGGAGDSLSYHSGQKFSTFDRDQDLFVQNCAALSSGAFWFRSCHFANLNGFYLGGSHLSYANGINWAQWKGFYYSLKRTEMKIRRA; encoded by the exons ATGAAG GCCCTTCTGGctctgccgctgctgctgcttctctgcaCTGGCCCCTGCGTCCCCCAACTCTTGGGGATCCGGGGAGATGGTAAGCTGCCACACTCGCACAGCCCACAGGCTGGGCGAGGGGGCTGTCCTGAGCATCGCAGCTGGGAGTCGGGCCCCAGGGCTGAGCCTGTAAGAGGGAGCAA GCCCCTTCTCCTCACCCCGCCCCCAGCTCTGGAGAGGTCATGCCTACAGCAGCCCCTGGACTGCGATGACATCTACGCCCAGGGCTACCAGGCGGACGGCGTGTACCTCATCTACCCCTCGGGCCCCAGCGTGCCTGTGCCCGTCTTCTGTGACATGACCACCGAGGGTGGAAAGTGGACG GTTTTCCAGAAGAGATTCAACGGCTCAGTGAGCTTCTTCCGGGGCTGGAACGACTACAAGCTGGGCTTTGGCCGCGCCGATGGGGAGTACTGGCTGG ggCTGCAGAACCTGCACCTCCTGACACTGAAGCAGAAGTATGAGCTGCGGGTGGACCTGGAGGACTTCGAGAACAACACGGCCTTCGCCAAGTACGGCGAATTCTCCATCTCGCCCAACGCAGTCAGCGCCGAGGAGGACGGCTACAGCCTCCACGTGGCGGGCTTCGAGGACGGCGGGGCAG GCGACTCCCTGTCCTACCACAGCGGCCAGAAGTTCTCCACCTTCGACCGGGACCAGGACCTCTTCGTGCAGAACTGCGCGGCCCTCTCGTCGGGCGCCTTCTGGTTCCGCAGCTGCCACTTCGCCAACCTCAACGGGTTCTACCTCGGCGGCTCCCACCTCTCCTACGCCAACGGCATCAACTGGGCCCAGTGGAAGGGCTTCTACTACTCCCTCAAGCGCACCGAGATGAAGATCCGCCGGGCCTGA
- the MFAP4 gene encoding microfibril-associated glycoprotein 4 isoform X3 encodes MKALLALPLLLLLCTGPCVPQLLGIRGDALERSCLQQPLDCDDIYAQGYQADGVYLIYPSGPSVPVPVFCDMTTEGGKWTVFQKRFNGSVSFFRGWNDYKLGFGRADGEYWLGLQNLHLLTLKQKYELRVDLEDFENNTAFAKYGEFSISPNAVSAEEDGYSLHVAGFEDGGAGDSLSYHSGQKFSTFDRDQDLFVQNCAALSSGAFWFRSCHFANLNGFYLGGSHLSYANGINWAQWKGFYYSLKRTEMKIRRA; translated from the exons ATGAAG GCCCTTCTGGctctgccgctgctgctgcttctctgcaCTGGCCCCTGCGTCCCCCAACTCTTGGGGATCCGGGGAGATG CTCTGGAGAGGTCATGCCTACAGCAGCCCCTGGACTGCGATGACATCTACGCCCAGGGCTACCAGGCGGACGGCGTGTACCTCATCTACCCCTCGGGCCCCAGCGTGCCTGTGCCCGTCTTCTGTGACATGACCACCGAGGGTGGAAAGTGGACG GTTTTCCAGAAGAGATTCAACGGCTCAGTGAGCTTCTTCCGGGGCTGGAACGACTACAAGCTGGGCTTTGGCCGCGCCGATGGGGAGTACTGGCTGG ggCTGCAGAACCTGCACCTCCTGACACTGAAGCAGAAGTATGAGCTGCGGGTGGACCTGGAGGACTTCGAGAACAACACGGCCTTCGCCAAGTACGGCGAATTCTCCATCTCGCCCAACGCAGTCAGCGCCGAGGAGGACGGCTACAGCCTCCACGTGGCGGGCTTCGAGGACGGCGGGGCAG GCGACTCCCTGTCCTACCACAGCGGCCAGAAGTTCTCCACCTTCGACCGGGACCAGGACCTCTTCGTGCAGAACTGCGCGGCCCTCTCGTCGGGCGCCTTCTGGTTCCGCAGCTGCCACTTCGCCAACCTCAACGGGTTCTACCTCGGCGGCTCCCACCTCTCCTACGCCAACGGCATCAACTGGGCCCAGTGGAAGGGCTTCTACTACTCCCTCAAGCGCACCGAGATGAAGATCCGCCGGGCCTGA
- the MFAP4 gene encoding microfibril-associated glycoprotein 4 isoform X2: MKALLALPLLLLLCTGPCVPQLLGIRGDGKLPHSHSPQAGRGGCPEHRSWESGPRAEPVRGSKPLLLTPPPALERSCLQQPLDCDDIYAQGYQADGVYLIYPSGPSVPVPVFCDMTTEGGKWTVFQKRFNGSVSFFRGWNDYKLGFGRADGEYWLGLQNLHLLTLKQKYELRVDLEDFENNTAFAKYGEFSISPNAVSAEEDGYSLHVAGFEDGGAAARSSPPSTGTRTSSCRTARPSRRAPSGSAAATSPTSTGSTSAAPTSPTPTASTGPSGRASTTPSSAPR; the protein is encoded by the exons ATGAAG GCCCTTCTGGctctgccgctgctgctgcttctctgcaCTGGCCCCTGCGTCCCCCAACTCTTGGGGATCCGGGGAGATGGTAAGCTGCCACACTCGCACAGCCCACAGGCTGGGCGAGGGGGCTGTCCTGAGCATCGCAGCTGGGAGTCGGGCCCCAGGGCTGAGCCTGTAAGAGGGAGCAA GCCCCTTCTCCTCACCCCGCCCCCAGCTCTGGAGAGGTCATGCCTACAGCAGCCCCTGGACTGCGATGACATCTACGCCCAGGGCTACCAGGCGGACGGCGTGTACCTCATCTACCCCTCGGGCCCCAGCGTGCCTGTGCCCGTCTTCTGTGACATGACCACCGAGGGTGGAAAGTGGACG GTTTTCCAGAAGAGATTCAACGGCTCAGTGAGCTTCTTCCGGGGCTGGAACGACTACAAGCTGGGCTTTGGCCGCGCCGATGGGGAGTACTGGCTGG ggCTGCAGAACCTGCACCTCCTGACACTGAAGCAGAAGTATGAGCTGCGGGTGGACCTGGAGGACTTCGAGAACAACACGGCCTTCGCCAAGTACGGCGAATTCTCCATCTCGCCCAACGCAGTCAGCGCCGAGGAGGACGGCTACAGCCTCCACGTGGCGGGCTTCGAGGACGGCGGGGCAG CGGCCAGAAGTTCTCCACCTTCGACCGGGACCAGGACCTCTTCGTGCAGAACTGCGCGGCCCTCTCGTCGGGCGCCTTCTGGTTCCGCAGCTGCCACTTCGCCAACCTCAACGGGTTCTACCTCGGCGGCTCCCACCTCTCCTACGCCAACGGCATCAACTGGGCCCAGTGGAAGGGCTTCTACTACTCCCTCAAGCGCACCGAGATGA